The Brassica napus cultivar Da-Ae chromosome C7, Da-Ae, whole genome shotgun sequence genome has a segment encoding these proteins:
- the LOC106411072 gene encoding uncharacterized protein LOC106411072 isoform X2: protein MCFDSSITHTAEAEYATAKTSVWWDIENCPVPKGWDAHSIAQKLNSALVNLNYRGPLTITAYGNTELIPKPVQQALSSAGISLNHVPSGRKDASDKKILVDMFLWVLENPAPANLMLISGDGDFSYALNRLRMLRYNILLAHPLQASPFLVASARTSWMWRSLIATGCHSSPSCCSFGSKISSQDVSEHALSTQPMDSGSGSSKAARKKLKDVLKELNQQETNRTTLQKKCSEAGESESLCNVACKSIEVFPTGKEHAAQWELKQNLEPENIAAASSGCHEQDTEITNKVVEAGVEMFALCGSPSVVTKQAEALVDAKDIEENVQDSDLKSRDAQESEKSGREFWHDFKARLDKSGVAPLNVDHVFSELSRDFHVPKEVRECFEAIFKKLEPTQNDIEIEKLESMLKQGLEIESGEPENNAPAEPIENLEGDMTKKKSTVIEYKYEPYVCNICNVVCAHPSVFESHHKGRKHAAKIKKQADALLDNKQIQDEVIQDNGLTKELQIKPVKAPENMDYLDDQRQELREGCDEEKFQTIEEVGESDYKSLPNAECLFTELNPELSPSKESRECIDAIFKKPELSQDANSNREFANIPNENLEMNSSDPECSSAGAAEPPEEYMDMKKEKVTKDKKAELKAYVCSICSVICLSPTVFEAHLMGRKHAKGVKKHAEVLFDDKKILEQSLEEKDHPRDALEELEIEPKDAQVSIKEVTQISKARVDNKDSEQILSVEFAEPKEASRERFDSLVESENASEGVEEEVVRTGKENGVAADQVRVCDWCNVMCNTQMDFDSHHAATLRKHVPLVKKEVAVV, encoded by the exons atgtgcTTCGACTCCTCCATCACCCACACGGCGGAGGCTGAGTACGCGACGGCTAAAACGTCGGTCTGGTGGGACATCGAGAACTGCCCTGTCCCCAAGGGCTGGGATGCTCATAGCATAGCTCAGAAACTGAACTCAGCACTGGTGAACTTGAACTACCGTGGTCCTCTCACCATCACTGCTTATGGAAACACAGAACTCATCCCTAAACCTGTTCAGCAAGCTCTCTCCTCCGCCGGAATCTCTCTTAACCACGTCCCCTCCG GAAGGAAAGACGCGAGTGACAAGAAGATTCTGGTTGATATGTTTTTGTGGGTGTTGGAGAATCCTGCTCCAGCTAACTTGATGCTTATCTCCGGTGACGGAGACTTCTCTTATGCTCTTAACCGTCTGCGGATGTTGAGATACAACATTCTTCTCGCCCACCCTCTTCAAGCTTCACCTTTCTTGGTTGCTTCTGCAAGGACCTCGTGGATGTGGAGAAGCTTAATTGCAACTGGTTGTCATTCCTCACCAAGTTGTTGCTCCTTTGGTTCTAAAATATCCAGCCAAGATGTTTCCGAACATGCTTTGTCCACACAACCAATGGATTCAGGGTCTGGTTCTAGCAAGGCTGCGCGAAAGAAACTGAAAGATGTCCTGAAAGAGCTAAATCAACAGGAGACAAATAGAACGACGCTTCAGAAGAAGTGCAGTGAGGCTGGTGAATCCGAATCGTTATGCAATGTTGCTTGCAAAAGCATTGAAGTTTTCCCTACGGGCAAAGAACATGCAGCTCAG tgggagctgaagcaaaACCTTGAGCCTGAAAACATAGCTGCAGCATCAAGTGGGTGTCATGAGCAAGACACGGAGATAACGAATAAGGTGGTTGAAGCAGGAGTTGAGATGTTTGCACTTTGCGGTTCGCCCAGTGTGGTGACGAAGCAAGCAGag GCTCTCGTTGATGCTAAAGACATTGaagaaaatgttcaagacagtGACCTGAAGTCTCGGGATGCCCAAGAGTCTGAAAAGAGTGGAAGAGAGTTCTGGCATGATTTTAAAGCAAGGCTGGACAAGAGTGGTGTAGCTCCTCTCAATGTAGATCATGTTTTCAGTGAACTAAGCCGCGACTTTCACGTGCCCAAAGAAGTGAG GGAGTGTTTTGAAGCAATCTTCAAGAAGCTAGAACCTACGCAAAATGACATTGAAATCGAGAAGTTGGAGAGCATGCTCAAACAAGGCTTGGAAATAGAATCAGGTGAGCCAGAGAATAATGCACCTGCAGAACCGATTGAGAATCTCGAAGGGGACATGACCAAGAAGAAGAGTACAGTGATTGAATACAAATATGAACCATATGTTTGCAATATTTGCAATGTCGTTTGTGCACATCCTTCCGTGTTCGAGTCTCACCATAAGGGCCGGAAGCATGCTGCTAAGATTAAAAAGCAGGCAGAT GCTCTGCTTGATAATAAGCAAATACAAGATGAAGTCATTCAAGATAACGGTCTCACAAAGGAGCTCCAAATCAAGCCTGTAAAGGCACCTGAGAACATGGACTACTTAGATGACCAAAGACAGGAGCTGAGAGAGGGATGTGATGaagaaaaatttcaaactaTTGAAGAAGTAGGAGAGAGTGATTACAAATCTCTTCCAAATGCAGAGTGTCTCTTCACCGAACTAAACCCTGAGTTGTCTCCCTCTAAAGAATCTAG AGAATGTATTGATGCCATTTTCAAGAAACCAGAACTTTCACAAGATGCAAACTCAAACCGGGAGTTTGCGAATATACCAAACGAGAACCTGGAAATGAACTCAAGCGATCCTGAATGTAGCTCTGCAGGAGCCGCTGAGCCCCCAGAGGAGTACATGgacatgaagaaggagaaggtgACTAAAGATAAAAAAGCTGAGCTTAAAGCATATGTATGTAGTATTTGCAGTGTGATCTGCCTTTCTCCAACTGTCTTTGAGGCTCACCTGATGGGCCGAAAGCACGCTAAAGGGGTAAAGAAACACGCAGAG GTTCTCTTTGATGATAAAAAGATTCTGGAACAGAGTCTTGAAGAGAAAGATCATCCAAGAGACGCGTTGGAAGAGCTAGAGATTGAGCCTAAGGACGCACAAGTGAGCATCAAAGAAGTTACTCAAATCAGTAAAGCACGAGTAGATAATAAAGATAGTGAACAGATTCTGAGTGTTGAGTTTGCAGAACCCAAAGAAGCGAG CAGAGAGCGATTTGACTCGCTGGTTGAGTCTGAAAACGCATCTGAAGgtgtggaggaggaggtggtgagGACAGGGAAGGAGAATGGAGTTGCAGCAGATCAAGTTAGGGTTTGTGATTGGTGCAATGTGATGTGCAATACCCAAATGGATTTTGATTCACATCATGCTGCCACTTTGAGAAAGCATGTTCCTCTGGTGAAGAAGGAAGTTGCCGTGGTGTAG
- the LOC106411072 gene encoding uncharacterized protein LOC106411072 isoform X1 has product MCFDSSITHTAEAEYATAKTSVWWDIENCPVPKGWDAHSIAQKLNSALVNLNYRGPLTITAYGNTELIPKPVQQALSSAGISLNHVPSGRKDASDKKILVDMFLWVLENPAPANLMLISGDGDFSYALNRLRMLRYNILLAHPLQASPFLVASARTSWMWRSLIATGCHSSPSCCSFGSKISSQDVSEHALSTQPMDSGSGSSKAARKKLKDVLKELNQQETNRTTLQKKCSEAGESESLCNVACKSIEVFPTGKEHAAQWELKQNLEPENIAAASSGCHEQDTEITNKVVEAGVEMFALCGSPSVVTKQAEALVDAKDIEENVQDSDLKSRDAQESEKSGREFWHDFKARLDKSGVAPLNVDHVFSELSRDFHVPKEVRECFEAIFKKLEPTQNDIEIEKLESMLKQGLEIESGEPENNAPAEPIENLEGDMTKKKSTVIEYKYEPYVCNICNVVCAHPSVFESHHKGRKHAAKIKKQADALLDNKQIQDEVIQDNGLTKELQIKPVKAPENMDYLDDQRQELREGCDEEKFQTIEEVGESDYKSLPNAECLFTELNPELSPSKESRECIDAIFKKPELSQDANSNREFANIPNENLEMNSSDPECSSAGAAEPPEEYMDMKKEKVTKDKKAELKAYVCSICSVICLSPTVFEAHLMGRKHAKGVKKHAEVLFDDKKILEQSLEEKDHPRDALEELEIEPKDAQVSIKEVTQISKARVDNKDSEQILSVEFAEPKEASGPSLCLSSRERFDSLVESENASEGVEEEVVRTGKENGVAADQVRVCDWCNVMCNTQMDFDSHHAATLRKHVPLVKKEVAVV; this is encoded by the exons atgtgcTTCGACTCCTCCATCACCCACACGGCGGAGGCTGAGTACGCGACGGCTAAAACGTCGGTCTGGTGGGACATCGAGAACTGCCCTGTCCCCAAGGGCTGGGATGCTCATAGCATAGCTCAGAAACTGAACTCAGCACTGGTGAACTTGAACTACCGTGGTCCTCTCACCATCACTGCTTATGGAAACACAGAACTCATCCCTAAACCTGTTCAGCAAGCTCTCTCCTCCGCCGGAATCTCTCTTAACCACGTCCCCTCCG GAAGGAAAGACGCGAGTGACAAGAAGATTCTGGTTGATATGTTTTTGTGGGTGTTGGAGAATCCTGCTCCAGCTAACTTGATGCTTATCTCCGGTGACGGAGACTTCTCTTATGCTCTTAACCGTCTGCGGATGTTGAGATACAACATTCTTCTCGCCCACCCTCTTCAAGCTTCACCTTTCTTGGTTGCTTCTGCAAGGACCTCGTGGATGTGGAGAAGCTTAATTGCAACTGGTTGTCATTCCTCACCAAGTTGTTGCTCCTTTGGTTCTAAAATATCCAGCCAAGATGTTTCCGAACATGCTTTGTCCACACAACCAATGGATTCAGGGTCTGGTTCTAGCAAGGCTGCGCGAAAGAAACTGAAAGATGTCCTGAAAGAGCTAAATCAACAGGAGACAAATAGAACGACGCTTCAGAAGAAGTGCAGTGAGGCTGGTGAATCCGAATCGTTATGCAATGTTGCTTGCAAAAGCATTGAAGTTTTCCCTACGGGCAAAGAACATGCAGCTCAG tgggagctgaagcaaaACCTTGAGCCTGAAAACATAGCTGCAGCATCAAGTGGGTGTCATGAGCAAGACACGGAGATAACGAATAAGGTGGTTGAAGCAGGAGTTGAGATGTTTGCACTTTGCGGTTCGCCCAGTGTGGTGACGAAGCAAGCAGag GCTCTCGTTGATGCTAAAGACATTGaagaaaatgttcaagacagtGACCTGAAGTCTCGGGATGCCCAAGAGTCTGAAAAGAGTGGAAGAGAGTTCTGGCATGATTTTAAAGCAAGGCTGGACAAGAGTGGTGTAGCTCCTCTCAATGTAGATCATGTTTTCAGTGAACTAAGCCGCGACTTTCACGTGCCCAAAGAAGTGAG GGAGTGTTTTGAAGCAATCTTCAAGAAGCTAGAACCTACGCAAAATGACATTGAAATCGAGAAGTTGGAGAGCATGCTCAAACAAGGCTTGGAAATAGAATCAGGTGAGCCAGAGAATAATGCACCTGCAGAACCGATTGAGAATCTCGAAGGGGACATGACCAAGAAGAAGAGTACAGTGATTGAATACAAATATGAACCATATGTTTGCAATATTTGCAATGTCGTTTGTGCACATCCTTCCGTGTTCGAGTCTCACCATAAGGGCCGGAAGCATGCTGCTAAGATTAAAAAGCAGGCAGAT GCTCTGCTTGATAATAAGCAAATACAAGATGAAGTCATTCAAGATAACGGTCTCACAAAGGAGCTCCAAATCAAGCCTGTAAAGGCACCTGAGAACATGGACTACTTAGATGACCAAAGACAGGAGCTGAGAGAGGGATGTGATGaagaaaaatttcaaactaTTGAAGAAGTAGGAGAGAGTGATTACAAATCTCTTCCAAATGCAGAGTGTCTCTTCACCGAACTAAACCCTGAGTTGTCTCCCTCTAAAGAATCTAG AGAATGTATTGATGCCATTTTCAAGAAACCAGAACTTTCACAAGATGCAAACTCAAACCGGGAGTTTGCGAATATACCAAACGAGAACCTGGAAATGAACTCAAGCGATCCTGAATGTAGCTCTGCAGGAGCCGCTGAGCCCCCAGAGGAGTACATGgacatgaagaaggagaaggtgACTAAAGATAAAAAAGCTGAGCTTAAAGCATATGTATGTAGTATTTGCAGTGTGATCTGCCTTTCTCCAACTGTCTTTGAGGCTCACCTGATGGGCCGAAAGCACGCTAAAGGGGTAAAGAAACACGCAGAG GTTCTCTTTGATGATAAAAAGATTCTGGAACAGAGTCTTGAAGAGAAAGATCATCCAAGAGACGCGTTGGAAGAGCTAGAGATTGAGCCTAAGGACGCACAAGTGAGCATCAAAGAAGTTACTCAAATCAGTAAAGCACGAGTAGATAATAAAGATAGTGAACAGATTCTGAGTGTTGAGTTTGCAGAACCCAAAGAAGCGAG TGGCCCTTCTCTTTGTCTAAGCAGCAGAGAGCGATTTGACTCGCTGGTTGAGTCTGAAAACGCATCTGAAGgtgtggaggaggaggtggtgagGACAGGGAAGGAGAATGGAGTTGCAGCAGATCAAGTTAGGGTTTGTGATTGGTGCAATGTGATGTGCAATACCCAAATGGATTTTGATTCACATCATGCTGCCACTTTGAGAAAGCATGTTCCTCTGGTGAAGAAGGAAGTTGCCGTGGTGTAG
- the LOC106411072 gene encoding uncharacterized protein LOC106411072 isoform X3: MCFDSSITHTAEAEYATAKTSVWWDIENCPVPKGWDAHSIAQKLNSALVNLNYRGPLTITAYGNTELIPKPVQQALSSAGISLNHVPSGRKDASDKKILVDMFLWVLENPAPANLMLISGDGDFSYALNRLRMLRYNILLAHPLQASPFLVASARTSWMWRSLIATGCHSSPSCCSFGSKISSQDVSEHALSTQPMDSGSGSSKAARKKLKDVLKELNQQETNRTTLQKKCSEAGESESLCNVACKSIEVFPTGKEHAAQWELKQNLEPENIAAASSGCHEQDTEITNKVVEAGVEMFALCGSPSVVTKQAEALVDAKDIEENVQDSDLKSRDAQESEKSGREFWHDFKARLDKSGVAPLNVDHVFSELSRDFHVPKEVRECFEAIFKKLEPTQNDIEIEKLESMLKQGLEIESGEPENNAPAEPIENLEGDMTKKKSTVIEYKYEPYVCNICNVVCAHPSVFESHHKGRKHAAKIKKQADALLDNKQIQDEVIQDNGLTKELQIKPVKAPENMDYLDDQRQELREGCDEEKFQTIEEVGESDYKSLPNAECLFTELNPELSPSKESRECIDAIFKKPELSQDANSNREFANIPNENLEMNSSDPECSSAGAAEPPEEYMDMKKEKVTKDKKAELKAYVCSICSVICLSPTVFEAHLMGRKHAKGVKKHAEVLFDDKKILEQSLEEKDHPRDALEELEIEPKDAQVSIKEVTQISKARVDNKDSEQILSVEFAEPKEARERFDSLVESENASEGVEEEVVRTGKENGVAADQVRVCDWCNVMCNTQMDFDSHHAATLRKHVPLVKKEVAVV; this comes from the exons atgtgcTTCGACTCCTCCATCACCCACACGGCGGAGGCTGAGTACGCGACGGCTAAAACGTCGGTCTGGTGGGACATCGAGAACTGCCCTGTCCCCAAGGGCTGGGATGCTCATAGCATAGCTCAGAAACTGAACTCAGCACTGGTGAACTTGAACTACCGTGGTCCTCTCACCATCACTGCTTATGGAAACACAGAACTCATCCCTAAACCTGTTCAGCAAGCTCTCTCCTCCGCCGGAATCTCTCTTAACCACGTCCCCTCCG GAAGGAAAGACGCGAGTGACAAGAAGATTCTGGTTGATATGTTTTTGTGGGTGTTGGAGAATCCTGCTCCAGCTAACTTGATGCTTATCTCCGGTGACGGAGACTTCTCTTATGCTCTTAACCGTCTGCGGATGTTGAGATACAACATTCTTCTCGCCCACCCTCTTCAAGCTTCACCTTTCTTGGTTGCTTCTGCAAGGACCTCGTGGATGTGGAGAAGCTTAATTGCAACTGGTTGTCATTCCTCACCAAGTTGTTGCTCCTTTGGTTCTAAAATATCCAGCCAAGATGTTTCCGAACATGCTTTGTCCACACAACCAATGGATTCAGGGTCTGGTTCTAGCAAGGCTGCGCGAAAGAAACTGAAAGATGTCCTGAAAGAGCTAAATCAACAGGAGACAAATAGAACGACGCTTCAGAAGAAGTGCAGTGAGGCTGGTGAATCCGAATCGTTATGCAATGTTGCTTGCAAAAGCATTGAAGTTTTCCCTACGGGCAAAGAACATGCAGCTCAG tgggagctgaagcaaaACCTTGAGCCTGAAAACATAGCTGCAGCATCAAGTGGGTGTCATGAGCAAGACACGGAGATAACGAATAAGGTGGTTGAAGCAGGAGTTGAGATGTTTGCACTTTGCGGTTCGCCCAGTGTGGTGACGAAGCAAGCAGag GCTCTCGTTGATGCTAAAGACATTGaagaaaatgttcaagacagtGACCTGAAGTCTCGGGATGCCCAAGAGTCTGAAAAGAGTGGAAGAGAGTTCTGGCATGATTTTAAAGCAAGGCTGGACAAGAGTGGTGTAGCTCCTCTCAATGTAGATCATGTTTTCAGTGAACTAAGCCGCGACTTTCACGTGCCCAAAGAAGTGAG GGAGTGTTTTGAAGCAATCTTCAAGAAGCTAGAACCTACGCAAAATGACATTGAAATCGAGAAGTTGGAGAGCATGCTCAAACAAGGCTTGGAAATAGAATCAGGTGAGCCAGAGAATAATGCACCTGCAGAACCGATTGAGAATCTCGAAGGGGACATGACCAAGAAGAAGAGTACAGTGATTGAATACAAATATGAACCATATGTTTGCAATATTTGCAATGTCGTTTGTGCACATCCTTCCGTGTTCGAGTCTCACCATAAGGGCCGGAAGCATGCTGCTAAGATTAAAAAGCAGGCAGAT GCTCTGCTTGATAATAAGCAAATACAAGATGAAGTCATTCAAGATAACGGTCTCACAAAGGAGCTCCAAATCAAGCCTGTAAAGGCACCTGAGAACATGGACTACTTAGATGACCAAAGACAGGAGCTGAGAGAGGGATGTGATGaagaaaaatttcaaactaTTGAAGAAGTAGGAGAGAGTGATTACAAATCTCTTCCAAATGCAGAGTGTCTCTTCACCGAACTAAACCCTGAGTTGTCTCCCTCTAAAGAATCTAG AGAATGTATTGATGCCATTTTCAAGAAACCAGAACTTTCACAAGATGCAAACTCAAACCGGGAGTTTGCGAATATACCAAACGAGAACCTGGAAATGAACTCAAGCGATCCTGAATGTAGCTCTGCAGGAGCCGCTGAGCCCCCAGAGGAGTACATGgacatgaagaaggagaaggtgACTAAAGATAAAAAAGCTGAGCTTAAAGCATATGTATGTAGTATTTGCAGTGTGATCTGCCTTTCTCCAACTGTCTTTGAGGCTCACCTGATGGGCCGAAAGCACGCTAAAGGGGTAAAGAAACACGCAGAG GTTCTCTTTGATGATAAAAAGATTCTGGAACAGAGTCTTGAAGAGAAAGATCATCCAAGAGACGCGTTGGAAGAGCTAGAGATTGAGCCTAAGGACGCACAAGTGAGCATCAAAGAAGTTACTCAAATCAGTAAAGCACGAGTAGATAATAAAGATAGTGAACAGATTCTGAGTGTTGAGTTTGCAGAACCCAAAGAAGCGAG AGAGCGATTTGACTCGCTGGTTGAGTCTGAAAACGCATCTGAAGgtgtggaggaggaggtggtgagGACAGGGAAGGAGAATGGAGTTGCAGCAGATCAAGTTAGGGTTTGTGATTGGTGCAATGTGATGTGCAATACCCAAATGGATTTTGATTCACATCATGCTGCCACTTTGAGAAAGCATGTTCCTCTGGTGAAGAAGGAAGTTGCCGTGGTGTAG
- the LOC106410999 gene encoding SNAP25 homologous protein SNAP33, whose protein sequence is MFGLRKSPAKLPKHNSADPGFHKSSKPNPFDSDDELDNNSNKHTLNPSKRTSSEPSLADMTNPFDGEDKVEKGFTSSSKQPLTSNSRYQYKNNFRDSGGVENQSVQELEGYAVYKAEETTKSVQGCLKVAEDIRSDATRTLVMLHEQGEQITRTHHKAVEIDHDLSRGEKLLGSLGGMFSKTWKPKKTRPINGPVITRDHSPTRRINHLEKREKLGLNPAPKAQSRSREPLPESADAYQRVEMEKAKQDDGLSDLSDLLGDLKNMAVDMGSEIEKQNKGLDHLQDDVDELNFRVQQSNQRGRRLLGK, encoded by the exons ATGTTTGGTTTGAGGAAATCTCCAGCAAAGCTTCCCAAGCACAACTCTGCTGACCCTGGCTTTCACAAATCTTCCAAGCCCAATCCTTTCGATTCAGATGATGAGCTGGACAACAACAGCAACAAACACACACTTAACCCCTCCAAGAGGACTTCCTCTGAGCCTTCCTTGGCTGACATGACCAACCCTTTTGACGGCGAGGATAAGGTTGAGAAAGGGTTTACTTCGTCGTCCAAGCAGCCCTTGACTTCTAACTCCAGATACCAGTACAAGAACAACTTCCGCGATTCCGGAGGTGTTGAGAACCAGTCTGTTCAGGAGCTTGAGGGTTATGCTGTCTACAAGGCTGAAGAGACTACCAAATCTGTACAAGGTTGTCTCAAGGTGGCTGAAGATATAAGGTCTGATGCTACCAGGACTTTGGTCATGTTGCACGAGCAGGGTGAGCAGATCACCAGGACGCACCATAAAGCTGTTGAAATTGATCATGATCTCAGTAGA gGTGAGAAGCTTCTTGGTAGCCTTGGAGGTATGTTTTCAAAGACTTGGAAGCCGAAGAAGACTCGCCCTATTAATGGCCCTGTCATTACTAGAG ATCACTCGCCAACGAGAAGAATTAACCACTTGGAGAAAAGGGAGAAACTGGGACTGAACCCAGCACCAAAAGCACAATCAAGAAGCAGAGAACCGCTTCCTGAATCAGCTGATGCGTATCAGAGAGTGGAG ATGGAAAAAGCCAAGCAAGACGATGGGCTTTCAGATTTGAGTGATCTACTAGGAGACCTAAAGAACATGGCAGTTGATATGGGAAGTGAGATCGAAAAGCAGAATAAAGGACTTGATCATCTTCAAGACGATGTTGACGAACTCAACTTCAGAGTGCAACAATCAAACCAACGCGGCCGCCGCTTACTCGGAAAGTAA
- the LOC106411000 gene encoding LYR motif-containing protein 4B, translating to MVAKCQVISLCRSLLRAGCKYPDYNIREYTKRRTLDGFRMNKNLTDPSKVNDAYAEGKEQLEVVERVLKVYLAYPPKTKNIMELKV from the coding sequence ATGGTAGCAAAATGTCAAGTCATCAGCCTCTGTCGTTCCCTGCTTCGAGCGGGATGTAAATACCCTGACTACAACATCAGGGAGTACACAAAGCGAAGGACCTTGGATGGGTTCCGCATGAACAAGAACCTCACTGACCCGTCAAAGGTGAACGATGCTTATGCTGAAGGTAAAGAACAGCTAGAGGTTGTAGAAAGGGTTCTCAAGGTTTACTTGGCATATCCTCCCAAGACCAAGAACATCATGGAACTCAAGGTTTAA
- the LOC106411183 gene encoding phytochrome-interacting ankyrin-repeat protein 2, translating to MIQDLPVAFSLRRNSFRRRSPRSNVDDRGWTPLHIKARKGDLKSVKQLLDQGFDVNALAWGPKSKGVTPLHLAAEGGHIEVMDLLLERGANIDARTWGSCGWTPLHAAAKERKREAVKFLVENGAFLPDDISDTRFNPPVHYCHGLEWAYEEMEKLKSESSSSSSGGDTSCSSEN from the coding sequence ATGATCCAAGACCTGCCGGTTGCATTCTCGCTCCGGCGTAACTCCTTTAGACGCCGATCCCCAAGATCAAACGTCGATGACAGGGGATGGACTCCGCTCCACATCAAAGCCCGGAAAGGCGATCTGAAATCCGTCAAACAGCTGCTCGACCAAGGGTTCGACGTCAACGCTCTAGCGTGGGGACCCAAATCAAAGGGAGTGACTCCGCTTCACCTTGCTGCCGAGGGAGGTCACATTGAAGTCATGGATCTGCTCCTCGAGCGCGGGGCCAACATCGATGCCAGAACATGGGGGTCATGCGGGTGGACCCCTCTCCACGCTGCGGCcaaagagaggaagagagaagcgGTGAAGTTTCTGGTGGAGAATGGGGCGTTTCTGCCGGATGACATAAGTGATACGAGATTCAATCCGCCGGTGCATTACTGTCATGGACTGGAGTGGGCGTACgaggagatggagaagcttaagagcgagtcttcttcttcttcatctggtGGAGACACTTCTTGCAGTTCAGAGAACTGA